The genomic region ATTAAGAATCAGAATGCTACTAATTCAGAAAAGTCCTTGAAACTAATCTGGGACACTATAACTGGTAGCAACATCAATATCTAAACCAAGGTCACCAGACTATctgtgagaaaagaaaaggaaagagaaaacaacaaaatacaTATTCCTCAATTCTGATGAGCCAAATACCATATATAGCAAAACTGCAACTACTAATACATGAAGCAACAAAGAATGCCAACATATTGTCAATAATGAGCCAAAAGCACAATGGTTTATAAATTACCAAATAGCTAAGGGCTTACCATGTTTAAATTCTAAAATATGGGATTGTGAGATCTAACACAGAAAAGGTCCTTCCAAAATTACGGATACTAGAGATTCATACATCCCAACAGTCTTCTTCAGAGGCTAAAAccatgaaaagtaaaaaataaaaattatcatataGAAGCATGTTTACCCAACATACTCTTTCCTTGATTctcttcaacatcatcattcTCATTCTCATCATTTGTCTGCTTGGGTGTGGTTAACTCACGTGGTGGTCCAGTAACTGACTGCTGATAAAGAACCCCTCCTGCCAGTGTGAAAAGGAGGCAAACCAAACCAAAAGGAGTAGCGTGCTTATCCCAAATCAACACATTGATCACAACTGTAAGAAACTTATTAACCACACCAGTCACGGTAAATGCTGTGGCAGAGATAGCCCTCCTAGCCGCAAAACCAAAGAAACTGATGAGCAAACCAAACAAGCATGACAAAGATACTGCAGTAAACGCCACAGGTTCAAACCAATTCCCAGCATTGGCTCCCAAAGCAGCGAACACCTCTGTGTATTCTCCAGTCAAAACCCAAAATATGGGTGCCATCATCAATGATAACAAGTTGTTGTACAATACAAAACCCCAAGTGTTCAACCCAAGATTCATCACCATATGCTTAATATAAACCATCTCAGTAGTAATTGTCACCAAATATGCAAACGCCCACGAATACGCAGTTAAAGTAAAGTCCGAATCAGTAGCCACATACCCAACAGCACCACCCAGAATGATCAACAGAGACATAAATGTTAGCTTTGACGGGCATGGTTGCCTCCTAAAGGCTGTATCGGCTATGGCAACCAAAAGGGGTGTCAAGGATCTAAACACTATAAAAGTATCCACATTTGCGTGACGCAAAAGATTGGTGTTTGTGAAGATTGCAAGGTAAAAGACAATAGCAGCAGGCAAAAACTTCTTGGCAATATCCAATGTGAAAGGATCATGATGTAAAAACCCAAACTTGCCTAAAACCCAGACCCCAAGAGCCGAAGTTAAGTACTGTAATGAAGTTAATAAACCAGGGTAGTTGAATTTAGTTATTGCAAATTTGTTGATGACAGCAAGTAAGCTTGAACAAAGTGCATAACCAATGACCAAACTGCTTGTAGCATAGTATTGTCTAGTGGAATCAAATCTAATTGCtgacattttttttccttttggaagAGGGTTCTGATTTTATGTAAATAACAAATACCCAGAAGTTAAAATCAGTAgatcttaaaatattatggCAATGGCAGATGCATTTGTGGAAATTATAACAGGATATGAGCTAGAAAAGGACTTCATAGGAAGAAATGGGATGTGGGTATTTAAGACTTCTATTGATCTAACAAttaaatgaaaggaaaagcagatttaattaaagtataataaagaaaataaaacagatACAACGGAAGGAGAGAAGTCACCGACAGGAAACAGGAACAGGGAGATCTTGGAGTGTTGAAAGAGGATTGTCGTGGAAGCAGAAATCGAAATGAATGGTTGCGAAAACGCGAGGGCAAGGTTCATCAAGAGATGCAGGATGACTGGTTGGATAGAGACCGTAGGGAGATGtactataaagaaaaatctgcGTGTTTGATTTGGTAATACAGGTAACAGGGACAGCGAGGGAGCCAGAGCCACTTTTTCCCAAAGCTATACGTTTGCAATTAAAATCAAAGGGGAGGACGAGTTCAGACTTCTGATTGCTTTGAATGGCTAAACGACAGCGTCTAGGAAGGACaaggatagtgaaaatagtAGTGGTAGGaatcttttctcattttatctagatatacttgcacattaattaagacgataagataatattttgtatattactactattttttttctttaaagtaaggataaaagtgataaattctttaaaaaatagtgTTCAAGATAAATAAAAGTTTGTAAAGgaacattttaattattaaaacttGTTCTTAGATAATTTTAATGATTAATATTTGAGattgtaattaaatattagaaaaaataaaatttattatctttttgaaaagccaaaagaaaatatttataaaatgagaaaaacaaatgaatgaaaaattttatattttatttaatagttTATCGAAACTGTCTAGTttgaaaaagggaaatttcaatttaatcaattGGGATAGAGATACGTATTTCTATCCTTAAGTAAATTAATAGGCAAAGTCAAAAGTGATGTATGAGTGATTCAAACATTACTTTTACTTTTGCAGTCCAACATTAATGATAGTTTGATCAAAATGCTGGTCCACGTTTTTACAGGGATTTGCATTTAGTTGGCCCAACAACAGGCCAATTAGGCTTAAAGACCACTTATAAGTAATAATTAAGCTTAGAGGAGAACACATACTGCTATACCTCAGACATATTAACAAGAGTTCATAATCTTAAACCAAGTTTACTGTCGTCAAGTAAATTTTAGATTGGGCTACTGGTATCATGAATTGAAGAGTCTTCCTCTAGTGTACTTTTGAGAGCCCGAGCCCATAAATCTGTTACAATATAAATACTTTGCTTATTTGATTCCAAATGGGCAAGGCTCTGATGATCACTCAACGGCAGCTTCAGGTATTTCACTTCATTTCCCGCCATTACTTTCTATCAAAGCCGCGCCTTTTCTCGTTTCACTCTCGTTCCCCTCCGCTAACCAAACAATCATGCATCTTTCTTCTCAAAAACTGCAAATCCATGAACCATCTTAAGCAAATCCAAGCCCAAACCTTCCTACTTGGTCTCCACCAAGACGGCCACACTCTCAACAAACTCATAGCTTTTTGTACGGACTCATATCTTGGAAACTTCCGACACGCTGAAAAAGTCTTCAGTCTCATCCAAAATCCATCTTTGTTTATATACAATGTGATGATCAAGACGTTTGTAAAAAAGGGTAGTTATAAAAATGCCATCTTGGTCTTTGGGAAGCTGAGGGAACAAGGGTTGTGGCCTGATAATTTTACCTATCCTTTTGTTTGTAAGGCAATTGGAAGCTTGGGTGAGGTTTTTGAAGGTGAAAAGATTCATGGATTGGTGGCAAAATCGGGGCTTGAATTTGATGCTTATGTGATTAACTCACTTATGGATATGTATGTTCAATTAGGCCGGATTGCGTATTCgaagaaaatatttgataaaatgcCTGAGAGAGATGTGGTTACCTGGAACGTGTTGATTTCTGCTTTGGTTAGGTGTGGGATATTTGAAGATGCTGTCAATGTTTTTGGGTTGATGATAAAAGAGGGCCTGGTTAAGCCTAATGAGGCTACAATTGTTAGCACTCTTTCGgcttgtacagcattgagaaGATTGGAACTTGGCAATGAAATTGACCGTTATGTAAGGAAGGAACTTGAATTGACTACTATTATGGGGAATGCGTTGTTAGATATGTATTGTAAGTGTGGTTGTCTGGATATAGCCAGGAAAGTTTTTGATGAGATGCCGATTAAGAATGTTAATTGCTGGACTAGTATGGTGTCTGGCTATGTAAACTGTGGTCTGCTGGATGAAGCTAGAGAGTTGTTTGACAGAAGTCCAGTTAGGGATGTTGTTCTTTGGACAGCTATGATTAATGGTTACGTTCAGTTCAACCGTTTTGATGAGTCAATGGAACTGTTTAAAGAAATGCAGATTCAAAGGGTTAAACCAGATAAGTTCGTTGTGGTTTCTCTCCTAACAGGTTGTGCTCAGATGGGAGCTCTTGAGCAAGGTAAATGGATTCATGGATGTCTCAATGAAAATA from Theobroma cacao cultivar B97-61/B2 chromosome 9, Criollo_cocoa_genome_V2, whole genome shotgun sequence harbors:
- the LOC18588685 gene encoding pentatricopeptide repeat-containing protein At1g31430, with the protein product MITQRQLQVFHFISRHYFLSKPRLFSFHSRSPPLTKQSCIFLLKNCKSMNHLKQIQAQTFLLGLHQDGHTLNKLIAFCTDSYLGNFRHAEKVFSLIQNPSLFIYNVMIKTFVKKGSYKNAILVFGKLREQGLWPDNFTYPFVCKAIGSLGEVFEGEKIHGLVAKSGLEFDAYVINSLMDMYVQLGRIAYSKKIFDKMPERDVVTWNVLISALVRCGIFEDAVNVFGLMIKEGLVKPNEATIVSTLSACTALRRLELGNEIDRYVRKELELTTIMGNALLDMYCKCGCLDIARKVFDEMPIKNVNCWTSMVSGYVNCGLLDEARELFDRSPVRDVVLWTAMINGYVQFNRFDESMELFKEMQIQRVKPDKFVVVSLLTGCAQMGALEQGKWIHGCLNENRIVVDTIVGTALIEMHAKCGCVEEALEIFYGLSKKDTASWTSVICGLAVNGEASKALELFSQMKQTKEKPDDITFIGVLSACNHGGLVEEGCQHFDSMSKVYQIEPKLEHYACLIDLLGRAGRLAEVEKLIDDIPSQDNELVVPLYGSLLSACRTYGNVEMGERVAQRLVEIKSSDSSIHTLLANIYASADRWGDVIKVRAKMKDLGVKKVPGCSSIDVNGVNHGAIT
- the LOC18588684 gene encoding GDP-mannose transporter GONST4; its protein translation is MSAIRFDSTRQYYATSSLVIGYALCSSLLAVINKFAITKFNYPGLLTSLQYLTSALGVWVLGKFGFLHHDPFTLDIAKKFLPAAIVFYLAIFTNTNLLRHANVDTFIVFRSLTPLLVAIADTAFRRQPCPSKLTFMSLLIILGGAVGYVATDSDFTLTAYSWAFAYLVTITTEMVYIKHMVMNLGLNTWGFVLYNNLLSLMMAPIFWVLTGEYTEVFAALGANAGNWFEPVAFTAVSLSCLFGLLISFFGFAARRAISATAFTVTGVVNKFLTVVINVLIWDKHATPFGLVCLLFTLAGGVLYQQSVTGPPRELTTPKQTNDENENDDVEENQGKSMLGKHASI